A genomic region of Aphelocoma coerulescens isolate FSJ_1873_10779 unplaced genomic scaffold, UR_Acoe_1.0 HiC_scaffold_63, whole genome shotgun sequence contains the following coding sequences:
- the ITGAL gene encoding integrin alpha-L, whose translation MAALGHIVGIIIGALVAELPHIGAFSIHPAPHRVLTIGGSRSFGHQVLPLDGARVLVGAPSEVGDGGRLFHCVVQSGECQEVELEGNSTRTHIGMALARDGDGTIACGPGFTHVCDRNMYVSGVCLLLDPQLRLQQELMPGHQGCQRAPVDLVFLFDGSSSMSPSQFGAIRDFMVDVMEKLENTSIHFGAVQFSDGVQTVFTLEEFVAKPRPRELLRGLRQRGGLTDTFAAIGFVVQKLFSERGGARPAARRVLVLITDGDATDSDTESSVRAAEERGIHRYVIGVGNNFNSPNTQLYLQQFASGPGFVQVLKSFEQLQSLFQELQARLYDIEGTTQLHSFHLEMSSSGISVDVIQGRRVTGAVGADNGAGGLLELQENETFVPNPHLNKSGSEGYLGYSVVGLHIPARVLVAAGAPRHLHVGGMVLFEVSRATGDWQVLQTLVGEQVGSYFGATLCTLDQGGVTVALLVGAPSHYDGRRGGRVHVYTWKEDALHPSGELWGASGHPLGRFGASLATLGDLDGDNLPEVAVGAPLEDEECGAVYIFWGCPGGVEPFPRQRLQGKVVALGRFFGQAVAGGLDLTGDGLVDMAVGMEGHVVVMRSRPVLRVTPHLTFEPPVIPTRWVDCSNVTASAVTLRVCLHPPGDLVTPVMFQADVDPQRAQGRGHFGEGQQSWAGEMQPGQSCQQEALRVLPCLEDFVTPIRVTVTITLPHRDPPGHILPPSSAPTWAEIPFEQNCGADEVCEADLGVEVLPRGAAVLGVPSAELRVLLNVKNRGEDAYGVALQVHHLLGVSFRRARASQASTLVPMPIHCWDSQGFEGQPWGLTCNLSCPVLRSGWQVLVEVTFDLQQNASWGQSLRLTATVSSNNEPNITLGDNMDSWDIPVHFALDLVASWQEDSTHHLNFTPPQAHNKTVQHHYQVELLWPPPQGSPKPQVTPFVLLPHVLPHGVAVAASQVQVEPGGPCVAVELELELGDSVGQELNKSIAQACSTPLQLFRCPPTLLTPANPARITASAVLQPLPHSQGPAHSQFCSALWFTMPLPLLAAAPQLLRAQGVTKVELLWEVDPLPVYMGGGVGGLLLLLLISLGLAKCGFFRRNYRERMEQEEEREGEEEEEGGGQREGEGSPPSGETPEGGDPPS comes from the exons ATGGCGGCTCTGGGGCACATCGTTGGCATCATCATCGGGGCTCTGGTGGCCG AGCTGCCCCACATCGGAGCCTTCAGCATCCACCCGGCCCCACATCGGGTCCTGACCATTGGTGGGAGCCGGAGTTTCGGGCACCAAGTGCTGCCGCTGGACGGGGCCCG GGTGCTGGTGGGGGCCCCATCAGAGGTCGGAGATGGGGGGCGGCTGTTCCATTGTGTGGTGCAGAGTGGAGAGTGCCAGGAGGTGGAGCTGGAAG ggaaTAGCACCCGGACACACATAGGAATGGCCTTGGCCCGGGACGGCGACGGCACCATC GCCTGTGGCCCGGGCTTCACCCACGTCTGCGACCGCAACATGTACGTGAGCGGGGTCTGCCTCCTGCTCGACCCTCAGCTGagactgcagcaggagctgatgcCCGGACACCAAG GCTGCCAGCGGGCCCCGGTGGACCTGGTGTTCCTGTTCGACGGCTCCAGCAGCATGAGcccctcccagtttggggccatcCGGGACTTCATGGTGGACGTGATGGAGAAGCTAGAGAACACCTCCATCCAT TTCGGGGCGGTGCAGTTCTCGGATGGGGTGCAGACTGTGTTCACGCTGGAGGAATTTGTGGCCAAGCCGCGGCCTCGGGAGCTGCTGCGGGGGCTGAGACAGCGCGGGGGCCTCACTGACACCTTTGCTGCCATCGGCTTTGTTGT GCAGAAGCTGTTCTCAGAGCGGGggggggcgcggccggcggcgcggcgggTGCTGGTGCTGATCACGGACGGCGACGCCACCGACAGCGACACCGAGAGCAGCGTGCGCGCGGCCGAGGAGCGCGGCATCCACCGCTACGTCATCGGg GTGGGGAATAACTTCAACAGCCCCAACACGCAGCTGTACCTGCAGCAATTTGCCTCCGGGCCTGGCTTCGTGCAGGTGCTCAAGAGCTTCGAGCAGCTCCAGAGCctcttccaggagctgcaggcgcGGCTCTATGACATCGAGG gTACCACCCAACTGCACAGCTTTCACCTGGAGATGAGCTCCAGCGGGATCAGTGTTGATGTCATCCAG GGCCGGCGggtgacgggggcggtgggggccGATAACGGGGCGggggggctgctggagctgcaagAGAATGAGACCTTCGTGCCCAACCCCCACCTGAACAAGAGCGGTTCTGAGGGATACCTGG GCTACTCGGTGGTTGGGCTGCACATCCCTGCCCGGGTGCTGGTGGCTGCAGGGGCACCCCGTCACCTCCACGTGGGGGGAATGGTCCTCTTCGAGGTGTCCAGAGCTACTGGGGACTGGCAAGTGCTGCAGACCCTCGTTGGGGAGCAG GTGGGGTCCTATTTTGGGGCCACCCTCTGCACGCTGGACCAGGGTGGGGTGACAGTGGCATTGCTGGTGGGGGCCCCCAGCCACTACGATGGGCGGCGGGGAGGACGGGTGCATGTGTACACGTGGAAGGAG GATGCCCTGCATCCCTCTGGGGAGCTTTGGGGTGCCTCAGGTCACCCcttgggccgttttggggcaTCCTTGGCCACTCTGGGAGACCTGGATGGTGACAACCTGCCCGAGGTGGCCGTGGGAGCCCCCCTCGAGGACGAGGAATGTGGGGCTGTTTACATCTTTTGGGGGTGCCCTGGGGGAGTGGAGCCCTTCCCCCGACAG agGTTGCAGGGGAAAGTGGTGGCCCTGGGGCGTTTTTTCGGGCAGGCGGTTGCTGGTGGCCTGGACCTCACAGGGGATGGACTGGTAGATATGGcagtggggatggagggacacgTCGTGGTAATGAG GTCCCGCCCAGTGCTGAGGGTCACCCCCCACCTGACCTTTGAACCCCCTGTGATCCCGACCCGCTGGGTCGACTGTTCCAATGTCACCGCCAGCGCTGTGACCCTCCGCGTCTGCCTGCACCCCCCAG GTGACCTGGTGACCCCGGTGATGTTCCAGGCGGATGTTGACCCCCAGCGGGCACAAGGTCGAGGgcattttggggaggggcagcagagctgggccgGGGAGATGCAGCCAGGGCAGAGTTGCCAGCAGGAGGCGCTGAGGGTGCTG ccctgccttgaGGACTTCGTCACCCCAATCCgtgtcactgtcaccatcaCCTTGCCCCATAGGGACCCACCAGGGCACATCCTGCCCCCCAGCAGTGCCCCCACCTGGGCTGAG atcccctTTGAGCAGAACTGTGGGGCTGACGAGGTGTGCGAAGCCGACTTGGGGGTCGAGGTGCTGCCAAGGGGTGCAgctgttttgggggtccctaGTGCCGAACTGAGGGTTCTGTTGAATGTGAAGAACAGGGGGGAAGATGCCTATGGGGTGGCCCTACAAGTGCACCACCTCCTGGGGGTCTCTTTCCGGCGGGCCCGAGCCAGCCAG GCCTCGACTCTGGTGCCGATGCCCATCCACTGCTGGGACTCCCAGGGCTTCGAGGGGCAGCCATGGGGCCTCACCTGCAACCTCAGCTGCCCCGTCCTCCGCTCTGGCTGGCAG GTGCTGGTGGAGGTGACCTTTGACCTTCAGCAAAATGCCTCATGGGGACAATCCCTGAGGCTGACCGCAACTGTGAGCAG CAATAACGAGCCCAACATCACCCTCGGGGACAACATGGACTCCTGGGACATCCCTGTCCACTTTGCCCTTGACCTTGTGGCCTCCTG GCAAGAAGATTCCACCCACCACCTAAACTTCACCCCTCCCCAGGCCCACAACAAGACGGTGCAGCACCACTATCAG GTGGAGCTTCTCTGGCCAcccccccagggcagccctaaACCACAGGTGACACCCTTTGTCCTCCTGCCCCATGTGCTGCCCCACGGCGTGGCCGTGGCTGCCTCCCAAGTGCAAGTG GAACCAGGGGGCCCCTGTGTGGctgtggagctggagctggagctgggagacTCTGTGGGTCAGGAGCTGAACAAGAGCATCGCCCAG gccTGCTCCACGCCCCTCCAGCTGTTCCGCTGCCCCCCGACTCTCCTGACCCCGGCGAACCCCGCAAGGATCACGGCCAGCGCtgtcctgcagcccctcccccacagccag GGACCCGCCCACTCCCAGTTTTGCTCCGCCCTCTGGTTCACGATGCCCCTGCCCCTTCTGGCGGCCGCGCCCCAACTTCTCCGAGCGCAG GGAGTGACCAAggtggagctgctgtgggaagTCGATCCCCTCCCCGTCTACAtgggaggaggggtgggggggctcctcctcctcctcctcatctcccTCGGCCTCGCCAAG TGCGGCTTCTTCAGGAGGAACTACCGGGAGCggatggagcaggaggaggagcgggagggagaagaggaggaggaagggggagggcagcgggagggagaggggagccCCCCAAGTGGAGAAACCCCCGAAGGGGGAGACCCACCCTCCTGa
- the LOC138102169 gene encoding antigen peptide transporter 2-like isoform X1 produces MALPSAALLPGLLLAADAVALVLLVPLVPLLAPLGVAGAWLEAALRLPVLAAATRLLPPRRPCGATAAAVTVAATPAAFGTFRHLLGPPGAGPGLLAAAAPAWLGVTHAAAALALLAWATPPAPGGVPETLGDVPKARGTVWRVLQLTWEEQNVLGAAFLCLVLAAVGETLGPYVTGKVLDAIGSGDGLTAGAVGMVVAAGAASVLFSGCRGGLFMLLKARLHQSLSLRLFSHLVRQDLDFFQGTPAAELVAQFSMEVPRVCMAAPSGANLLFRSLGMALVVGAFMVGLAPGLALLALLQLPLEIATHRIQSARIQALQRSMLEASARTASGVQESVAAIETIRMFSAEEEEEERHRWNLAKELRLKEQMELELALFTLVERVLQLTIQVLVLLRSHQQLRDGYITPGVLVTFLLYQDTVGSHIKVLLYGFNEFLNKAAAGQKIWEYLDRKPTGDVGGTREPPELQGHVTFQKVSFAYPGNPEHPVLKDVTFEVRSGEVTALAGPNGSGKSTAVALLERLWDPGSGRVLLDGISLPEYEHQYLHRKVVLVEQDPVLFSGTIRENVVLGLEHCEESELREAATAAGAMDFIQGLEQGWDTEVGEHGGQLAAGERRRVALARALLRHPAVLILDEALDDGDEGAAQRWVRSGLAQTVLVVSHRPRVLDAADRLVVLERGAVVETGTPAELRECCGAYSCLLLGGGPQDGQ; encoded by the exons ATGGCGCTGCCGTCCGCAGCTCTCCTGCCCGGGCTTCTGCTGGCGGCCGATGCCGTGgcgctggtgctgctggtgccgcTGGTGCCGCTGCTGGCGCCGCTGGGCGTGGCGGGCGCGTGGCTCGAGGCCGCCCTGCGCCTGCCCGTCCTGGCCGCGGCCACGCGGCTGCTGCCCCCGCGCCGTCCCTGCGGAGCCACCGCGGCCGCCGTCACCGTCGCCGCCACCCCCGCGGCCTTCGGAACATTCCGGCACCTCCTGGGGCCGCCCGGGGCTGGCCCGGGGCTGTTGGCGGCCGCCGCGCCCGCCTGGCTCGGGGTCACCCACGCGGCCGCCgcactggccctgctggccTGGGCCACgcccccggcccccggcggTGTCCCTGAGACCCTCGGCGACGTTCCCAAGGCTCGTGGCACCGTCTGGCGCGTTCTGCAATTGACCTGGGAGGAGCAGAACGTCCTTGGAGCTGCCTTCCTCTGCCTCGTGCTGGCAGCCGTTG GGGAGACATTGGGACCATACGTCACTGGGAAGGTGCTGGATGCCATCGGGAGTGGGGATGGACTCACCGCTGGAGCTGTCGGGATGGTGGTGGCTGCCGGAGCTGCCAG TGTTCTGTTTTCCGGGTGCCGTGGGGGGCTCTTCATGCTGTTGAAAGCACGTCTCCATCAGAGCCTGAGCCTCCGGCTCTTCTCTCACTTGGTGCGCCAAGACCTGGACTTCTTCCAGGGAACCCCGGCAG ctgagctcGTGGCACAGTTTTCCATGGAAGTGCCACGGGTGTGCATGGCAGCACCGAGTGGAGCCAACCTGCTGTTCCGAAGCCTGGGAATGGCGCTGGTGGTGGGGGCGTTCATGGTGGGGCTGGCACCAGGGCTGGcgctgctggcgctgctgcagctgccccttGAAATCGCCACCCACCGCATCCAGAGTGCCCGGATACAG GCACTTCAGCGATCCATGCTGGAAGCATCCGCCCGGACAGCCTCGGGGGTGCAGGAATCTGTTGCCGCCATCGAGACAATCCGTATGTTTTCGgcggaagaggaagaggaggagcggCACAGATGGAACCTGGCCAAGGAGCTGAGGCTGAAGGAGcagatggagctggagctggcactCTTCACCCTTGTCGAGAGG GTGCTCCAGCTGACCATCCAGGTCCTGGTGCTCTTGCGGAGCCACCAGCAGCTACGTGACGGATACATCACTCCTGGGGTCCTCGTCACCTTCCTGCTGTACCAGGACACAGTTGGCAGCCATATCAAG GTGCTGCTCTATGGCTTCAATGAATTCCTGAACAAAGCGGCTGCCGGACAGAAGATCTGGGAATACCTGGATCGGAAACCCACAGGGGATGTCGGGGGAACGAGGGAGCCCCCTGAGCTTCAGGGCCACGTCACTTTTCAGAAGGTTTCGTTTGCATATCCTGGGAATCCAGAGCACCCTGTGCTGAAG gaTGTAACCTTTGAGGTGCGTTCCGGGGAGGTGACAGCGCTGGCGGGGCCCAATGGAAGCGGGAAGAGCAcagctgtggcactgctggagcGGCTGTGGGATCCTGGGAGTGGGAGGGTGCTGCTGGATGGGATCTCGCTGCCAGAATATGAACACCAGTACCTGCACCGGAAG GTGGTGCTAGTGGAGCAGGATCCCGTCCTGTTTTCCGGAACGATCCGTGAGAATGtcgtgctggggctggagcactgTGAAGAGTCAGAGCTGCGGGAGGCTGCCACTGCTGCCGGAGCCATGGACTTCatccaggggctggagcagggctgggacaccG AGGTGGGGGAGCATGGGGGGCAGCTGGCGGCAGGGGAGCGGCGCCGTGTGGCCCtggcccgggctctgctccggcATCCGGCCGTCCTCATCCTCGACGAGGCACTGGATGATGGAGACGAGGGGGCG GCACAGCGCTGGGTGCGCTCTGGGCTGGCCCAGACCGTGCTGGTCGTGTCCCACCGGCCGCGGGTGCTGGATGCGGCTGATCGCCTCGTGGTGCTGGAGCGCGGAGCCGTGGTGGAGACAGGAACGCCAGCGGAGCTGCGGGAATGCTGTGGGGCCTACAGCTGCCTCCTCCTTGGCGGAGGCCCCCAGGATGGGCAGTGA
- the LOC138102169 gene encoding antigen peptide transporter 2-like isoform X2, giving the protein MALPSAALLPGLLLAADAVALVLLVPLVPLLAPLGVAGAWLEAALRLPVLAAATRLLPPRRPCGATAAAVTVAATPAAFGTFRHLLGPPGAGPGLLAAAAPAWLGVTHAAAALALLAWATPPAPGGVPETLGDVPKARGTVWRVLQLTWEEQNVLGAAFLCLVLAAVGETLGPYVTGKVLDAIGSGDGLTAGAVGMVVAAGAASVLFSGCRGGLFMLLKARLHQSLSLRLFSHLVRQDLDFFQGTPAAELVAQFSMEVPRVCMAAPSGANLLFRSLGMALVVGAFMVGLAPGLALLALLQLPLEIATHRIQSARIQVLQLTIQVLVLLRSHQQLRDGYITPGVLVTFLLYQDTVGSHIKVLLYGFNEFLNKAAAGQKIWEYLDRKPTGDVGGTREPPELQGHVTFQKVSFAYPGNPEHPVLKDVTFEVRSGEVTALAGPNGSGKSTAVALLERLWDPGSGRVLLDGISLPEYEHQYLHRKVVLVEQDPVLFSGTIRENVVLGLEHCEESELREAATAAGAMDFIQGLEQGWDTEVGEHGGQLAAGERRRVALARALLRHPAVLILDEALDDGDEGAAQRWVRSGLAQTVLVVSHRPRVLDAADRLVVLERGAVVETGTPAELRECCGAYSCLLLGGGPQDGQ; this is encoded by the exons ATGGCGCTGCCGTCCGCAGCTCTCCTGCCCGGGCTTCTGCTGGCGGCCGATGCCGTGgcgctggtgctgctggtgccgcTGGTGCCGCTGCTGGCGCCGCTGGGCGTGGCGGGCGCGTGGCTCGAGGCCGCCCTGCGCCTGCCCGTCCTGGCCGCGGCCACGCGGCTGCTGCCCCCGCGCCGTCCCTGCGGAGCCACCGCGGCCGCCGTCACCGTCGCCGCCACCCCCGCGGCCTTCGGAACATTCCGGCACCTCCTGGGGCCGCCCGGGGCTGGCCCGGGGCTGTTGGCGGCCGCCGCGCCCGCCTGGCTCGGGGTCACCCACGCGGCCGCCgcactggccctgctggccTGGGCCACgcccccggcccccggcggTGTCCCTGAGACCCTCGGCGACGTTCCCAAGGCTCGTGGCACCGTCTGGCGCGTTCTGCAATTGACCTGGGAGGAGCAGAACGTCCTTGGAGCTGCCTTCCTCTGCCTCGTGCTGGCAGCCGTTG GGGAGACATTGGGACCATACGTCACTGGGAAGGTGCTGGATGCCATCGGGAGTGGGGATGGACTCACCGCTGGAGCTGTCGGGATGGTGGTGGCTGCCGGAGCTGCCAG TGTTCTGTTTTCCGGGTGCCGTGGGGGGCTCTTCATGCTGTTGAAAGCACGTCTCCATCAGAGCCTGAGCCTCCGGCTCTTCTCTCACTTGGTGCGCCAAGACCTGGACTTCTTCCAGGGAACCCCGGCAG ctgagctcGTGGCACAGTTTTCCATGGAAGTGCCACGGGTGTGCATGGCAGCACCGAGTGGAGCCAACCTGCTGTTCCGAAGCCTGGGAATGGCGCTGGTGGTGGGGGCGTTCATGGTGGGGCTGGCACCAGGGCTGGcgctgctggcgctgctgcagctgccccttGAAATCGCCACCCACCGCATCCAGAGTGCCCGGATACAG GTGCTCCAGCTGACCATCCAGGTCCTGGTGCTCTTGCGGAGCCACCAGCAGCTACGTGACGGATACATCACTCCTGGGGTCCTCGTCACCTTCCTGCTGTACCAGGACACAGTTGGCAGCCATATCAAG GTGCTGCTCTATGGCTTCAATGAATTCCTGAACAAAGCGGCTGCCGGACAGAAGATCTGGGAATACCTGGATCGGAAACCCACAGGGGATGTCGGGGGAACGAGGGAGCCCCCTGAGCTTCAGGGCCACGTCACTTTTCAGAAGGTTTCGTTTGCATATCCTGGGAATCCAGAGCACCCTGTGCTGAAG gaTGTAACCTTTGAGGTGCGTTCCGGGGAGGTGACAGCGCTGGCGGGGCCCAATGGAAGCGGGAAGAGCAcagctgtggcactgctggagcGGCTGTGGGATCCTGGGAGTGGGAGGGTGCTGCTGGATGGGATCTCGCTGCCAGAATATGAACACCAGTACCTGCACCGGAAG GTGGTGCTAGTGGAGCAGGATCCCGTCCTGTTTTCCGGAACGATCCGTGAGAATGtcgtgctggggctggagcactgTGAAGAGTCAGAGCTGCGGGAGGCTGCCACTGCTGCCGGAGCCATGGACTTCatccaggggctggagcagggctgggacaccG AGGTGGGGGAGCATGGGGGGCAGCTGGCGGCAGGGGAGCGGCGCCGTGTGGCCCtggcccgggctctgctccggcATCCGGCCGTCCTCATCCTCGACGAGGCACTGGATGATGGAGACGAGGGGGCG GCACAGCGCTGGGTGCGCTCTGGGCTGGCCCAGACCGTGCTGGTCGTGTCCCACCGGCCGCGGGTGCTGGATGCGGCTGATCGCCTCGTGGTGCTGGAGCGCGGAGCCGTGGTGGAGACAGGAACGCCAGCGGAGCTGCGGGAATGCTGTGGGGCCTACAGCTGCCTCCTCCTTGGCGGAGGCCCCCAGGATGGGCAGTGA
- the LOC138102173 gene encoding antigen peptide transporter 1-like, translating into MLSPPTRRLLALLGPERGRWTLVGGLMSASALGEVAAPYFTGRVTDRVTQEDATAAVWPLVLVGLGSAITELVCDSMAAVALTRARDRLQRGAVAAVLRGDLPGPGGSLGDTPGAVAERVTGDSEAAHSALGDALVPGLWALTRAVSLLATVAWLSPVLGLLTLLALPLFLLLPRIVGRIEQDLARQVRAAQASTTAVALESLRAMKTVRAFGHEAGVTARVRQRLAQEHQLKQMEALAYAAGRWASGFPALALKLALLLLGGYLVAAGTVTPGELVTVLMCQLHFTRAVEGVLLYLPTLAKAVGSSETLLELLEQARMVAPTGPPSPVTPRAQETTQTQGLCLKDVWMTYPRQSEPVLKGVSLSLRPGEVVAVLAPPGGGKSSLAAAALGLRPLAGGAVLLDGTPLTPRADPALRQQVAGVLQCPSLLSRSLSANITLGWGHKEWTQVMAAAQRVGVHTWATQLPHGYDTEVGPRGMQLSGGQAQGVALARALLRTPQVLVLDEPTRALDPVTRHQVEQELLCPGGPGTGEGPAVLLVTGRVALAQRAPRVALLEGGRLRELGTPGELRTLPWGTAGDSGDGEGDD; encoded by the exons ATGTTGTCTCCCCCCACACGccggctcctggccctgctgggccccGAGCGCGGGCGCTGGACGCTGGTGGGGGGGCTGATGTCGGCCTCGGCCCTCG GTGAGGTGGCTGCCCCATACTTCACGGGCCGTGTCACCGACCGGGTGACACAGGAGGATGCAACAGCAGCTGTGTGGCCCCTGGTGCTGGTGGGGCTCGGCAG tGCCATCACCGAGCTGGTCTGTGACAGCATGGCAGCTGTGGCGCTGACGCGGGCGCGGGACCGGCTCCAGCGCGGTGCAGTGGCCGCGGTGCTGCGCGGGGACTTGCCCGGTCCGGGGGGCAGCCTGGGGGACACGCCAGGCGCGGTGGCCGAACGGGTGACAGGGGATTCCGAGGCGGCGCACTCGGCGCTGGGTGATGCGCTGGTGCCGGGGCTGTGGGCGCTGACACGGGCTGTGTCGCTGCTGGCCACGGTGGCCTGGCTGTCCCCGGTGCTGGGCCTGCTCACCCTCCTGGCACTGCccctcttcctgctgctgccacgcATCGTCGGGCGCATTGAACAG gacCTGGCACGGCAGGTGCGGGCAGCACAAGCCAGCACCACTGCAGTGGCCCTGGAGTCACTGAGGGCCATGAAGACTGTCCGGGCCTTTGGGCACGAGGCCGGTGTCACTGCACGCGTCCGGCAGCGCCTCGCCCAGGAACACCAGTTGAAGCAGATGGAGGCGCTGGCCTATGCAGCTGGGCGCTGGGCCAGTGGA ttcCCTGCACTGGCCCTGAAGCTGGCGCTGCTCCTCTTGGGGGGATACTTGGTGGCCGCAGGGACTGTCACCCCTGGGGAGCTGGTTACTGTCCTCATGTGCCAGCTGCACTTCACAAGGGCCGTGGAG ggtgtgcTCCTGTATCTTCCGACTCTGGCCAAGGCCGTTGGCTCCTCTGAGacactcctggagctgctggagcaggccaGGATGGTGGCACCCACAGGGCCACCATCACCTGTCACCCCCCGGGCCCAGGAGACCACACAGACTCAAGGCCTGTGCCTCAAGGATGTCTGGATGACGTACCCCAGGCAGTCCGAGCCAGTCCTCAAG GGGGTGTCGCTGTCGCTGCGCCCCGGGGAGGTCGTGGCCGTGctggcgccccctggcggcgggAAGAGCTccctggcggcggcggcgctggggCTGCGCCCCCTGGCGGGCGGGGCGGTGCTGCTGGAcgggacccccctgaccccccgcGCAGACCCTGCTCTGCGGCAGCAG GTGGCCGGTGTCCTGCAGTGCCCGTCCCTCCTGTCTCGCTCCCTCAGCGCCAACATCacactgggctggggacacaagGAGTGGACACAGGTGATGGCAGCAGCGCAGCGGGTGGGAGTGCACACTTGGGCCACACAGCTGCCTCATGGCTATGACACAG AGGTGGGCCCGCGGGGGATGCAGCTTTCAGGGGGGCAGGCGCAAGGGGTGGCGCTGGCCCGGGCCctgctcaggaccccccaagtGCTGGTGCTGGATGAGCCCACGCGGGCACTCGACCCTGTGACCCGGCACCAG gtggagcaggagctgctgtgtcccGGCGGTCCCGGGACAGGGGAGGGGCCGGCAGTGCTGCTGGTGACAGGGCGGGTGGCCCTGGCCCAACGGGCGCCGAGGGTGGCCCTGCTGGAGGGGGGCCGGCTGCGGGAGCTGGGGACCCCCGGGGAGCTAAGGACCCTCCCgtgggggacagcaggggacagcggggatggAGAGGGGGACGACTAG